From the Bacillota bacterium genome, the window TGACGGCCTGGCCCTGGATCTGACGGCGGCCCTTGAACAGATCGACGTCACTCTCGTCCGCGTCATAGTCCACCGCGACCGCCTGGAACGTGGGATCCACGGCGCGCACGTTGCCGCTCAGCGTGACATTGCCCAGCGCGATGCCCGCGAGGTTCAGCTCGAACGCGTAGACGCGCTTGTCCCATGTGTCCGCTCCGTACTCCTTCTCCAGGTCGGCAGCGAACGCCGCCGTGAAGGTCGCGCCTTCGGAGATCTGGAGAGGCCCGGTGATGTCGCCCGCGACGTTCACCACTGCAGCCTCAGCGTCCGCGCCCTTCGCGGCCACTACCGCGCCGATGGTGTACCCACCGGGGAGGCCATAGGTCGCCCGGCCGAACGCGTACCTCGGATTCCCGGGCCCATCTTCATCTTCCATCGAGATGGCGTATCCCGTGAAGTTGATTCCGAACGGCTGGCCAGCGACCTTGAGAGTCGCACGGTCGCCGTCGCCGATCGTAGCAACCAAGCCAAGCGGGTCGCCGAAGCCTGCGAAGGCGTAGTCGCCCTCAGTGGCGTCCGTCAGGCTGAGCGTGAAGGGCGTGCCCTTGAAGACGAACAGGTAATTGTCATCAGGGTTCTGGTCCACCTCAAGCTCGATCGCCTTGTACAGCCGGAGCGGGATGTGAGCCGACATCGTCTCGCCCTCGGCGAAGTCGATGTTGAGGTAGAGCGTGGACATCTCCAAGAGGTCAACCCCTAGAGGATCATTGTCCGGACCGTCCGAGTAGATGACCCCGCCATCATATACGACCTTGCCCACGTACTGGCCGCCCACGCTGATGGTCGCGCCCATGGCGGGAGCGGACAGGGCAGCCACTAGGAGAACAGCGAGGACTATTCCTAGGCTTTTCCTCATTTTCTTTCCCCCTTATCGGTTACTCTATGTCTCTTGTTGAGACCCGGGGGAAGCCTTGTGTCATGAGTCACCTTGTTTCCTCACGACCTCGTGCGTTCCCCGAGGATCTCTGCTGCGTCATCTGCTTCGGCTTGTGCTGCGACGAAGCTGCGTCGTGTGCATGCGTATTCATTCACTTAGCCGCGTAGCTAACCTTCGGGGTTTCACCTCCTTTCCGTCTACGTGGCTAAACTTGGTTACTTGCGCGTAGTCCAGAAACATGATTTCTTTTCCATACTATACGGGACCTGCGGATATGTCAATGATTTCTTAAGGCCCCATCACGCCCCTATTATTCTACGCGATGGCAAATTCTCCTTCTGCACTTCGGGGTGTATTCAAACATTTGTTGCCCCGACTTCGCGGAGATCGAGCCAGTTGGGCCCGGCTTTGAGGTCCACCTTGAGCGGTACGTCGAGTGCCACCGCACTCTCCATCGCCTCCCTCGCCAGCGCCGATACCTCGCCGAGTTCGGCCTCGGGCACCTCGAAGACGAGCTCGTCATGGACCTGGAGGACCATCTTGCTTGCGAGGCCGCGCTTCCGAAGCTCCCGGTGGACGGTGACCATGGCCAGCTTGATGATGTCAGCCGCAGTGCCCTGGATAGGCGTGTTCATCGCGGTTCTCTCCGCGAACTTCCTCGCCGGCACGTTCCTGCTGTTGAGGTCCGGCAGGTAGCGGCGCCTGTTCAAGAGGGTCGTGACGTAGCCCACCCGCCGCGCCGCCTCCACCACATCGTCCATGTACCTCTTCACACCACGGTAGTGGCGGAAATACGTCGTTATGAAGAGCGCGGCTTCCTTCCTGGAGATCCCCAGCCCCTTGGCCAGGCCGAAATCGCTGATACCATACACTATGCCGAAGTTCACGGCCTTGGCCCTGCTGCGCATCTCAGGGGTGACGTCGCGGATGTCCACCCCGAAGACCGAAGCCGCAGTGCGCGCGTGAATGTCTTCGTCCCGCCTGAACGACGCGACGAGCTCCTCGTCCCGCGAGAAGTGCGCGAGCACTCTCAGCTCGATCTGTGAGTAGTCCGCGCTCAGCATCAGCCTATTCGCCCCGCCGGGAACGAAGACCGCCCTGATGCGCCGTCCCTCCTCCTTTCGAACGGGGATGTTCTGAAGATTGGGATCGCTGCTCGAAAGCCTGCCCGTCGCCGTCACCGTCTGGTTGAAGGTCGTGTGTATGCGTCCCGTGGTAGGGTTGATAAGGGACGCCAGGGCGTCGGCGTACGTCCCTTTCAGCTTTGCGATCTCCCTGTACTCCACCAGCTTCGCGGCTATGCGGTGGCGCGATGAGAGCTCCTCCAGCACCTCTGCGTCTGTGGAGTATCCGGTCTTGGTCTTCTTCACCGCGGGCAAGCCCAGTTTCTCGAAGAGAATGTGTCCGAGCTGCCTTGGGGAGTTGATGTTGAACTCCTCCCCGGCTAGCTCGTATATCTCCCGCTCCAGCTCGGCCATGCGAAAGGCCATGTCTCGAGACAGGCGTCGTAGACCCTCCGGGTCCACGGCTACGCCGGCCATCTCCATCTCCGCCAGCACCGTCACGAGCGGCATCTCCACGGAACAGAACAGCTTTTGCATTCCGAAGTCCATGAGCTTCTTCGTGAGGCCCTCACGGAGGCGCGGCAGCCGGACGAGGCCTGCGCACACCGCGTCCCTCACTGCGTCGGGCTCGGCCTCGGCGACCGTCCTCGGCAGCCCCCCGCGCCCCGTGCGCGAAAAGAGCGCCTCGACTGGCCAAACGTCCTCCCCGAGTTCTTCGCGGATAACGTGCGTAAGGTCGCTCTTGCGCTCCGGGCTGACGAGGTAGGCCCCTATCATGGTGTCGAAATACAGGCCCTCGAGCCGAACCCCCCTCCTGAAGAGGTGGATCGTCTTGGGCTTCGCGTCATGACAAACCTTGGAGATCCGGTCGTCCTCGAAGACGGGCCTGAGGATATCGAGGACCGCCCTCTCATCGAAGGCCGGCGCTCCCAGGCACGAGTGGCCACAAGGCACGTAGAAAGCCCTCCCATCGGGGATGGCGAACGCCATGCCCACGATGCCCGAGCGCATCGGATCCGGGTCCGCCGCGACCAGGTCGAAAACGAAGTCCTTCGCATCCGCAAGATCGCGCGCGAGCGATCTGACACCGTCAAGGTCCGCCACTGTCACCGGGCCGCCCCTGTCGGACGCGCTCGCTCCGACGCCTCCGCCGGCACTCGACCGCCGCGCCTCATCGTCCGCCGCCTCAGCGTCCTCTTCGCAAGCCAAGTGTCCGGCGGCCTCGCCGAGCCTTCCCGCTCCCAGCTCCTCCTCACGGAAGAGGCTCTGCGCGCCGGGCGAGCCTGTCCGCGCCACCGCTCCGGTCTTCCCAGGCGATCCGGCGCGCCCCCTTGCCGCCGCCGAACTTGCCCTGGCCTCCGCGGGCATCTTGGACTCGAGCCTTCGGAGGAGGCTACGAAACTCGAGGCGCTCAAATAGCTCCGCAAGCTTCTCATAGTCGGGCCCTTCCAGTCGGCACATCTCCAGCTCGAAGCGGATGGGCACGTTTCGATCGATCACCGAGAGCTTCCTCGAAAGCCGAGCCTGCTCCGCGTGTTCGCGAATGAGGTCGCGGGCCCGGGCGGGCTCGATTGCGTCTATGTTCCGAAGAATCTCCTCGACGCCGCCCATCCCCTGGATGAGCTTGACGGCAGTCTTCTCGCCGATGCCCGGCACTCCCGGAATGTTGTCGGAGGCATCCCCGGCTAGGCCTTTGAGGTCCGGCACCTGCGAGGGATGGACGCCGAAGCGCTCTCTCACCGCGGCCTCGTCGAACACCTCCATCTCGCTTATGCCCCTCTTCGTGATGAGAGCCCGAGTGAGCGGCGAGACGAGCTGGAGCGTGTCCCTGTCCCCGGTGACGATGAGCGATTCGCATCCCGCCTCCTCGGCCATCCTCGTTACCGTCCCGATGATGTCGTCGGCCTCGTAGCCGTCGATCTCGAGGACCGGGACGCGGAACGCCTCCACGAGCTCCTTGACGAGGGGCATCTGGGACGCGAGCTCGTCGGGCATGCCCTTGCGCGTGGCTTTGTACCCTTCGAACTCCAGGTGGCGAAACGTTGGCGCTGCCTTGTCGAAAGCCACTGCGAGGAAGTCCGGCCTCTCCTCTTCGACAAGACGCAGGAGCATGTTGGCGAAGCCGTACACGGCGTTCGTCCGCTCGCCCGCTTTCGTGCTGAGGTCGGCCTGGATCGCGTAGAACGCCCTGTTCGCGAGGCTGTTGCCGTCGATGATGACCAGCTTCTTGCGTGCCATGCTCAATGCCTCCGCGCCTCTTGACGGCCCGTGCCGGCCCGGATTAGTATGCGCCCCCGGAGCGGGCGTCATCAGTTTCTTCCTCATATTCCGTGGGATTCCTGCAAGAAGGACGAGAAAAGGGCGTGGACCCCGAGGGTAAGGCGGGGGCTCTGCCCCTCGGAGAGGCGAAGGCCCCCCGGGAAAAGCGGAGGCTCTCCGGGAGAAGCGAACGGCGTGATCCTGCACCAGCGGCCATCAGACGCTAGCGGCGCTCGAGAGGCTCGCGAGAGGGCTCATCCGAGGCGGAACGGTTGGCGGTGATTTGACGCGGCGTAAGTGCACGCGCTCTGAGAAGTGAAGGGTCAATGGGAGCGGCCGTCCACATCCACAGAGGGCGGAGAGTGAATGGAGCGGAGGGAGCTGGAGCGGATGGAGCCGCCACGGGACACCGGGATGAGGGATTAGGGATTAGGGACTAGGGACTACGGATGAGGGCGGGGCACAGCCAGCATCCCCGGCAGCGGCCGGCAGCGGGCGGTCGCCCTCGAGCAGGACGCCCGCCCGCCGAACCACGGAGTCTATCGTCGGCAGTGCCCGTCAAGCGCGGCCATGACGCATGAAGGCAGCGTCATGCCGAGATCCCGGGCGAGAGGCTCAAAGCGACGTTCATGCGACCGGCCTTGCAGGCTAGAGGTCGAGTATGCGGCCGAGCAGGTATTGGGCGACCTCTATCTCGCCATACGTCTTCGCGAGTTTCCAGTCCTGGCTGAGCACGGCCGTGACGAGGTCGGGCGAGATACCGAGCTCCGCCGATAGCGCCTCCGCGAGCCTCTTCTTCGCGAGATCGCCCAGGCCGGCCCAGTCTTGGTTGACCAGGCTGGTAGCCTCTTCTTCGGTGAGACCTCGCTCGACCAGCCTCTGAATCAGTCTGGGCTGCAAACCTTCCTTGACCGAGTTCCAGTCGCCGCGCGCCAGGGCCTCCACGTCCGGTGCGGTGAGCGTGCCCTTCGAGAGGATGCTCACTTTGGCGGTCAAATCGTCCTTCGTGACCAGGCCGCGTGCCTTGATGAACTTCGGCTCGCCCGCCGCATCGGCGACCACGTACACGTCATCTCCGCGCAAGAGCTTGTCCAGGCTGGTGGCAACGGTGTTCCTGTATATCCTCGTGTCCAGCCCGCACGTGATGACCTGCTCCGTATTCCCTGGCGTGGTCACCTTGATCGTGCCCTCGCGCGTGTCCACGCTCGCCAGCTTGCCCTCGGTTATCTTGAGGTCGACGAGGGACTTCACCATCCACGCCGTCTCTGCCCTCGTCGTGGCCGCGTCGGGCTCAAACACCACTCCGAAGTGAATCGGGAGGATGCCGAGCGCGTGCGCTGTCTCAACGGCCCTGAAGGCCCAGTGGTCGGGCGTGACATCCGTGAAGCTGGGCTCGGGCTCTTCCAGGGAGTCCATCTTCTCAGCGAGCTTCGCGACCCTCACCAGCATAGCCACCATTTCGGCACGGGTGATGTGCCTCTCCGGCTTGAACGTGCCGTCCGGGTAGCCAGAGACGATGCCGGCTTCGGCGAGGGCTGTCACGTAAGCCTTGGCCCAGCTGTCTTTGATGTCATCGAACCTGGGCTCGCCCGTCGGACGGATGGCGAAAGCCCTCGCCACCATCTTGGAGAACTCCGCGCGCGTCACCGGATTCTCGGGTTTGAACGTGCCGTCGGGGTATCCCGAGATGATCCCCTCATCCACCAGGGACACTATGGCGTCGTGCGCCCACGAAAGCTCGACGTCCTTCAGGCGCGAAGCCGCGTTTCCCACTGACGCGAGCGTGGGTGCCGCGGCCGCGGCAAGCACCGAGGATGCCAGGATTGCCCCAAGCACCGCTGCGGTGATCGCAACGCACCTCGTAATCGCGACGAATCCATCCCGTTCGTGCCTCAAGGATGAATCCCCTCCTCACATGAGCGGTCCTACGACGAATACGTGGGACAAGCGGACCCAACCACCCAACCGGACCCAACGCCACCCTCTCGTCGCCCTCGAGCCATCCGTGAATCGCCCGGAAGCTGCCTGCGAAACCTGCTCGTGGTCGCCGAGGCCGGCGCTTGCGGACCGGTGCCTGCGGACCCGAGACGGTGGGGAGCTGGCGGATGGGCGTCCATCCCATTGACCTGCTATCGTGCAGATTCAACGCTACGTGCGCCATACCTCTATGTAATTGCTGGAGCTTACGGGAGTCTGCGCCGCTTCCGGCTGACTTTGTCACACCCCAGCTGCGTCCGCCGCGCCCCCTCGCTCGAGTAGTCCTCAGCGCTCGACCAGGTTCGCTCGGGAGGCTCATCCGGACTCATCCGGACTCATGCGGTCTTGTCTGGGCTTGTCTAGGCTTGTCTGGGCTCA encodes:
- the polA gene encoding DNA polymerase I, with translation MARKKLVIIDGNSLANRAFYAIQADLSTKAGERTNAVYGFANMLLRLVEEERPDFLAVAFDKAAPTFRHLEFEGYKATRKGMPDELASQMPLVKELVEAFRVPVLEIDGYEADDIIGTVTRMAEEAGCESLIVTGDRDTLQLVSPLTRALITKRGISEMEVFDEAAVRERFGVHPSQVPDLKGLAGDASDNIPGVPGIGEKTAVKLIQGMGGVEEILRNIDAIEPARARDLIREHAEQARLSRKLSVIDRNVPIRFELEMCRLEGPDYEKLAELFERLEFRSLLRRLESKMPAEARASSAAARGRAGSPGKTGAVARTGSPGAQSLFREEELGAGRLGEAAGHLACEEDAEAADDEARRSSAGGGVGASASDRGGPVTVADLDGVRSLARDLADAKDFVFDLVAADPDPMRSGIVGMAFAIPDGRAFYVPCGHSCLGAPAFDERAVLDILRPVFEDDRISKVCHDAKPKTIHLFRRGVRLEGLYFDTMIGAYLVSPERKSDLTHVIREELGEDVWPVEALFSRTGRGGLPRTVAEAEPDAVRDAVCAGLVRLPRLREGLTKKLMDFGMQKLFCSVEMPLVTVLAEMEMAGVAVDPEGLRRLSRDMAFRMAELEREIYELAGEEFNINSPRQLGHILFEKLGLPAVKKTKTGYSTDAEVLEELSSRHRIAAKLVEYREIAKLKGTYADALASLINPTTGRIHTTFNQTVTATGRLSSSDPNLQNIPVRKEEGRRIRAVFVPGGANRLMLSADYSQIELRVLAHFSRDEELVASFRRDEDIHARTAASVFGVDIRDVTPEMRSRAKAVNFGIVYGISDFGLAKGLGISRKEAALFITTYFRHYRGVKRYMDDVVEAARRVGYVTTLLNRRRYLPDLNSRNVPARKFAERTAMNTPIQGTAADIIKLAMVTVHRELRKRGLASKMVLQVHDELVFEVPEAELGEVSALAREAMESAVALDVPLKVDLKAGPNWLDLREVGATNV
- a CDS encoding S-layer homology domain-containing protein encodes the protein MRHERDGFVAITRCVAITAAVLGAILASSVLAAAAAPTLASVGNAASRLKDVELSWAHDAIVSLVDEGIISGYPDGTFKPENPVTRAEFSKMVARAFAIRPTGEPRFDDIKDSWAKAYVTALAEAGIVSGYPDGTFKPERHITRAEMVAMLVRVAKLAEKMDSLEEPEPSFTDVTPDHWAFRAVETAHALGILPIHFGVVFEPDAATTRAETAWMVKSLVDLKITEGKLASVDTREGTIKVTTPGNTEQVITCGLDTRIYRNTVATSLDKLLRGDDVYVVADAAGEPKFIKARGLVTKDDLTAKVSILSKGTLTAPDVEALARGDWNSVKEGLQPRLIQRLVERGLTEEEATSLVNQDWAGLGDLAKKRLAEALSAELGISPDLVTAVLSQDWKLAKTYGEIEVAQYLLGRILDL